The DNA region GTCGCCGCCGCCCTTCCCGAACAGCTCACCGATCGGCACCCACGCGCCCTCCAGCCGGAACTCCGGCCAGGCCAGCAGCACCTGCTTCGGCACCAGCGGCTTCAGCCGGGGGAACCGCGGATACCAGAAGACGCCGTCGACGAGCAGGCCCCGTACCCGCGTGCGGACGCCCACGGCACGGGCGACCGCCTCAAGGACCGCCATCCGCTGACTGCACGAACCGCGTCCCAGCCGCAGTGTCGCCGAGACCCGCCGCTGGTCCTCCACGGAGTACACCGGCCGGATCTCCCGCGCGATGATCCCGTGGGCCACACGCAGGGTCTCGGATGCGGAGGCCCGTCCCCGGACCCGGTTCACCAGGGCCGTGACACCCGGATCCGCCCAGTCGAGGATCTCGGTGGCCCGCGTCGAACCCCGTACCTCCGGTGGCCGGGCCACCCGCCGTACGCCCGACCGTGCAGCGCGTCCGGCGCTCCGGTACGGCATCAGCAACCGGCTGGTCATGGTCGCCCACCCCCGCTTCTCTCCACGACTTCCGCCATCATCACACGCGCCCGCCGGCCGGCCCGGAGCGGTGGCACACGGCCGTGCGACCGCCCTGCGCGCGGCGGCGGTACGAGGGTCGGCGCGCGGAGTGCGAAAAGCCGTACGTATCTTGGTGGTTGGACCTTGATCGGTGAATCTTGAACCTTATGTTTGTGCGTGTCCGTACACGCCTTGGATGAGAAGACGGTGCCCATGACCGACCACGAGAGCTCGACCGGCCCGGCGGCGAGGCAGAGAATCGACACCTCCGTGCCGCACTCGGCGCGGATCTGGAACTACTGGCTGGGTGGCAAGGACAACTACCCCGTGGACGAGGAGGCCGGCGACGCGTACACCGCCGTCTTCCCCGGCATCGTGACCATCGCCCGCAGCAGCCGCGCCTTCCTCGGACGCAGCATCCGTCATCTGGTGGAGGAGGCGGGCGTCCGGCAGTTCCTGGACGTCGGTACGGGTCTGCCGACCGTGGACAACACGCACGAGGTCG from Streptomyces sp. NBC_00258 includes:
- a CDS encoding transglutaminase domain-containing protein, with the translated sequence MTSRLLMPYRSAGRAARSGVRRVARPPEVRGSTRATEILDWADPGVTALVNRVRGRASASETLRVAHGIIAREIRPVYSVEDQRRVSATLRLGRGSCSQRMAVLEAVARAVGVRTRVRGLLVDGVFWYPRFPRLKPLVPKQVLLAWPEFRLEGAWVPIGELFGKGGGDGGFTNRGGETLFDAVARTTVDWGGATACGAIGGSCDLSAQVQTDLGHFDSRDALFTQHGQTLCFAARTMTEPVLGRWSAGA